In Sphingobium amiense, one genomic interval encodes:
- the fliE gene encoding flagellar hook-basal body complex protein FliE, whose amino-acid sequence MSDLSVANIMAMRATMLDRNASLRGLLPATSRSSPTDSEIGAKPLSGFASTLQTAIQNVNTTLEQEDVATEAYERGETTDIATVALLQARSSVNFEATLQVRNKLLTAYNDIMNMQI is encoded by the coding sequence ATGAGCGATTTATCGGTTGCGAATATAATGGCGATGCGCGCCACTATGCTTGACCGCAACGCATCGCTGCGGGGCCTGCTTCCTGCAACGTCCCGTTCGAGCCCCACGGACAGCGAGATCGGTGCAAAGCCACTTAGCGGCTTCGCCTCTACCCTTCAAACTGCTATTCAGAACGTCAATACCACGCTCGAGCAGGAAGACGTTGCAACCGAAGCCTATGAACGTGGTGAAACGACCGACATCGCTACCGTGGCTCTCCTACAAGCTCGATCTAGCGTGAATTTTGAAGCGACACTTCAGGTTCGTAACAAGCTGCTAACTGCCTACAACGATATTATGAACATGCAAATTTAA
- a CDS encoding YgjV family protein gives MIAGAVGGVALLCVLGWPFFTDYRTVVKIQSVGAAAFALYFLMLGSPTAAIACLISCTQLIISASIPDRYIIVRLYGASLILLAFLAIITWHGPPSVFAFVGSLLGSVARLQKSTARMKGFFLVGAPFWLAHNLIVGATFALGTDIVSLSSNLVSLFKSSMRRRKELASRELCRTRGTSAIVTI, from the coding sequence ATGATCGCCGGCGCCGTCGGGGGCGTTGCTCTACTGTGTGTCTTAGGCTGGCCCTTCTTTACAGATTATCGCACCGTGGTGAAAATCCAGAGCGTAGGCGCCGCCGCTTTCGCGCTCTATTTCCTGATGCTTGGCTCGCCAACGGCCGCCATTGCCTGCCTGATTTCATGCACGCAGCTCATTATCTCGGCATCGATTCCTGATCGCTATATCATCGTCAGGCTTTATGGCGCGAGCCTTATTCTTCTCGCTTTTCTGGCCATAATAACATGGCACGGTCCGCCTTCTGTATTCGCGTTCGTAGGCAGCTTGTTGGGAAGCGTAGCGCGGCTTCAGAAATCGACGGCGCGCATGAAAGGCTTTTTTCTTGTCGGAGCACCGTTTTGGCTCGCTCATAACCTGATAGTCGGCGCCACCTTTGCGCTAGGGACCGATATTGTCTCATTGTCCTCGAACTTGGTGAGTCTGTTTAAATCCTCGATGCGCCGGCGGAAAGAATTGGCGTCTCGGGAATTGTGCCGAACCCGTGGAACCAGCGCTATCGTTACGATTTAA
- a CDS encoding GNAT family N-acetyltransferase — protein MLERVWSEEPVVVELPEAIPSFEAYPDRRGSMFAAVSGFCKFGAIYVGEIVDDPGCTFASFELAVHEEWRNQGWGTRLVSRAEAWAASSGFSGMMISVQPDNAAALALYRRLAYRLTWYERNRNQSAGSMHVLVKTLYPASPTKSRYRHA, from the coding sequence ATGCTGGAAAGAGTCTGGTCAGAGGAGCCGGTTGTTGTCGAGCTACCTGAGGCCATTCCCTCGTTTGAAGCCTATCCAGATCGGCGCGGCAGCATGTTCGCCGCCGTCAGCGGTTTCTGCAAATTCGGCGCGATCTATGTCGGGGAGATCGTCGATGACCCAGGCTGCACCTTCGCCTCCTTCGAGCTTGCCGTACACGAGGAGTGGCGAAATCAGGGCTGGGGTACCCGCCTCGTTTCTCGTGCCGAGGCGTGGGCTGCGTCGTCAGGGTTCAGCGGCATGATGATCAGTGTTCAGCCGGACAACGCCGCCGCCTTGGCGCTTTACCGGCGGTTGGCTTACCGCCTGACCTGGTATGAGCGGAATAGGAATCAAAGCGCCGGATCGATGCACGTCCTCGTTAAGACGCTGTATCCTGCCTCGCCAACGAAATCACGCTATCGACATGCTTAG
- a CDS encoding Tn3 family transposase, with protein MKVPQIVNVVPAQVLLDQQVQSLTEVLRNVSGITQTNGAFFGDTLKIRGFGTDGAFLRDGYPRQNELALALREVGRVERTLFMIDWILDAGLQRQAQIGLNKGEAHHALKRAISFHRRGEIRDRSGEGQHCRIAGMNLLAAIIIFWNTMKLGDVVSSRAADGAAVPRHLLAHVSPLGWEHINLTGEYRWPKSLA; from the coding sequence ATGAAGGTGCCGCAAATCGTGAACGTGGTTCCGGCACAGGTGCTGCTGGACCAGCAAGTGCAATCGCTGACCGAGGTACTCCGCAATGTCAGCGGTATCACCCAGACCAACGGCGCTTTCTTTGGCGACACCCTGAAGATTCGGGGATTTGGCACCGACGGCGCATTCTTGCGTGACGGGTATCCTCGCCAGAACGAATTGGCGCTTGCCCTTCGGGAAGTCGGCCGTGTCGAACGAACCTTGTTCATGATCGACTGGATTCTCGACGCCGGTTTGCAGCGCCAGGCCCAGATCGGCCTCAACAAAGGCGAAGCCCATCATGCCCTGAAGCGCGCCATCAGCTTCCATCGGCGCGGTGAAATCCGGGATCGCTCGGGCGAAGGCCAGCATTGTCGCATCGCTGGCATGAATCTGCTGGCGGCCATCATCATCTTCTGGAACACGATGAAGCTCGGTGATGTCGTCAGCAGTCGAGCCGCTGATGGAGCTGCCGTCCCGCGTCATCTCCTTGCCCATGTCTCGCCGCTGGGATGGGAGCACATCAATCTCACCGGCGAGTATCGATGGCCAAAATCCTTAGCGTAG